The Sorangiineae bacterium MSr11367 genome window below encodes:
- a CDS encoding serine/threonine protein kinase: protein MTQNPFPQRGPQRLGRYTVFAEIASGGMASVHLGRLMGSAGFSRTVAIKRLHPHLARNPDFVAMFLDEARLVSRIRHPNVVHTLDVVSDENELLIVMEYIQGESLARIIRAASTQGMKLPPTVASAILVGALDGLHAAHEATSERGTPLNIVHRDISPQNIIVGADGVPRVLDFGVAKAAGRVHETKDGSVKGKFAYMSPEQLGRSDVDRRTDVFAAAIVLWETLTGERLFDGDNLAEIVNAVVNKDVPTPSARVPDLTPELDAVVMRGLAREVDRRYGSAHEFAVALEQVCRPASGREVAEWVEFLVGNTLRTNRSLVERIESETSQPAEAPVFANAMTEMASAVTASPRPQDPSFHSGSHSRSIAASASSLSASSSSYQSNVHPGTGSRSILQPFSESIVPWWKALGALALLMVIGLAGIYTMVQIWKPKGPEPIAPVPAATETAPAVATTEAPPQPVPTAPAASASAPSDASSSAAVPTDTATAPANTSRKHRSHTGTTPSAGVDCENPFIIDSSGIKRPKPQCFGSK from the coding sequence ATGACGCAAAATCCCTTCCCGCAACGAGGGCCCCAGCGGCTGGGCCGCTACACCGTCTTCGCGGAAATCGCGAGCGGCGGGATGGCCTCGGTGCACCTGGGGCGTCTCATGGGGTCGGCCGGCTTTTCGCGCACCGTCGCGATCAAGCGGCTCCATCCGCACTTGGCCCGCAACCCGGACTTCGTGGCGATGTTCCTCGACGAGGCCCGGCTCGTGTCGCGCATCCGACATCCGAACGTCGTCCACACGCTGGATGTCGTTTCGGATGAGAACGAGCTGCTCATCGTCATGGAGTACATCCAGGGTGAGAGCTTGGCGCGCATCATCCGTGCGGCCAGCACGCAAGGGATGAAGCTTCCGCCCACGGTGGCCTCGGCCATTCTCGTGGGCGCGCTCGACGGTCTGCACGCCGCGCACGAGGCGACGAGCGAGCGCGGCACGCCGCTCAACATCGTGCACCGCGATATTTCGCCGCAGAACATCATCGTGGGGGCCGACGGTGTGCCGCGCGTGCTCGACTTCGGCGTGGCCAAGGCCGCGGGCCGCGTTCACGAGACGAAGGACGGCTCGGTGAAGGGCAAGTTCGCGTACATGTCCCCGGAGCAGCTCGGACGCTCCGACGTCGATCGACGCACGGACGTGTTTGCCGCGGCCATCGTGCTCTGGGAAACGCTGACCGGCGAGCGCCTTTTCGATGGCGACAACCTCGCCGAAATCGTCAACGCGGTGGTGAACAAGGACGTACCGACGCCGAGCGCGCGCGTGCCCGATTTGACGCCGGAGCTCGATGCCGTGGTGATGCGAGGTCTCGCGCGCGAGGTCGATCGCCGGTACGGGTCGGCGCACGAGTTCGCGGTGGCGCTGGAGCAAGTGTGCCGGCCCGCCTCGGGGCGCGAGGTCGCCGAATGGGTCGAGTTCCTCGTCGGCAACACGCTGCGTACGAATCGGTCGCTGGTCGAGCGCATCGAGAGCGAGACGTCGCAACCGGCGGAGGCCCCCGTTTTCGCCAACGCGATGACGGAGATGGCGAGCGCGGTGACGGCGAGCCCGCGGCCGCAGGATCCCTCGTTTCACTCGGGGAGCCATTCGCGGTCCATCGCGGCGTCGGCGAGTAGCCTTTCGGCGTCCTCGTCGTCGTACCAGTCGAACGTGCACCCCGGGACCGGCTCACGGTCCATCTTGCAGCCTTTCTCGGAATCCATCGTTCCTTGGTGGAAGGCGCTGGGCGCGTTGGCGCTGCTGATGGTGATAGGCCTCGCGGGTATCTACACGATGGTGCAGATTTGGAAGCCGAAGGGCCCCGAGCCCATCGCGCCCGTGCCTGCGGCCACGGAGACTGCTCCTGCGGTGGCCACGACAGAGGCTCCGCCACAGCCTGTACCGACTGCGCCAGCGGCGTCGGCATCCGCACCGAGCGACGCTTCGTCGTCGGCGGCCGTTCCGACGGATACCGCCACTGCGCCAGCGAACACCTCGCGAAAGCACCGTTCGCACACGGGAACGACGCCTTCGGCCGGTGTGGATTGCGAGAACCCGTTCATCATCGACTCATCGGGTATCAAACGTCCCAAGCCGCAGTGCTTTGGTTCCAAGTAG
- a CDS encoding formylglycine-generating enzyme family protein — protein MQASSVLFSALAGSLLACGTLLGLDDVTIVDCLACGGDALAPDASDADATDACPSERGPVMARVGSYCIDTTEVTNAQYAPFLTEVLANPAIARQPANTCSWNTDFNVYTAGYPDPRTGSPDDPVRGVDWCDAYAFCQWAHKRLCGSLGGEASGYGDFASPQNEWYLACSSSGKYTYTFGKTFDSRACNGAGTADGSVQRVKAFARCHSPDPTFAPLYDMTGNVLEWENSCASAAVDSKCLTRGGWFRSPEPASLACDKNGERDRNDAAQGVGIRCCSP, from the coding sequence ATGCAGGCCTCGTCGGTACTTTTTAGCGCACTGGCGGGCAGCCTCCTCGCATGCGGCACGCTGCTTGGGCTGGACGACGTCACCATCGTCGACTGCCTCGCGTGCGGTGGCGATGCCCTTGCGCCCGACGCCTCGGATGCCGATGCCACCGACGCATGCCCCTCGGAGCGCGGCCCCGTCATGGCACGCGTCGGCAGCTACTGCATCGACACCACCGAAGTCACGAACGCGCAGTACGCCCCCTTCCTCACGGAGGTGCTGGCCAACCCGGCCATCGCCCGGCAGCCTGCCAACACGTGCAGCTGGAACACGGATTTCAACGTGTACACCGCCGGCTACCCCGATCCCCGCACCGGCTCCCCGGACGATCCGGTACGCGGCGTCGACTGGTGCGACGCCTATGCCTTCTGCCAGTGGGCCCACAAGCGACTCTGCGGCTCGCTCGGCGGAGAGGCCTCGGGCTACGGGGACTTTGCCTCCCCCCAAAACGAGTGGTATCTCGCGTGCTCCTCAAGCGGGAAGTACACCTACACGTTCGGTAAGACGTTCGACAGCCGCGCGTGCAATGGGGCTGGCACGGCCGATGGGAGCGTCCAGCGCGTTAAGGCATTTGCGCGTTGCCATTCACCCGATCCAACGTTCGCTCCCCTCTACGACATGACCGGAAATGTGTTAGAGTGGGAAAATTCTTGTGCAAGCGCTGCCGTGGACTCAAAGTGCTTGACACGTGGTGGCTGGTTCAGATCTCCCGAGCCCGCCTCTCTTGCATGCGACAAAAACGGTGAACGTGATCGCAACGACGCAGCCCAGGGCGTCGGAATCCGCTGTTGTTCTCCTTAA
- a CDS encoding protein kinase — MPPQRLRRGQRLGRYELLAQVGEGGMASVWLARSHGLRGFEKLVALKMIKAQLADDALFERWFLDEAKIAQRIFHTNVATTLDLGEEHGSLFLVMEWIDGDSLGRVRRSYHRASGKPLPLPIALRLVADMCKGLHAAHELSDERGEGLHIVHRDVSPNNVMITSSGAVKLIDFGIATARDRSSPETTLGIVRGKINYLAPEQIHRRSALDRRCDVWAAGVCLYELAVGTLPFTGKDSEEVMQKIASEGAPPPFDSDPDVDEILCRSLAHHPEDRFATALEMQRAIEALLDAGGGVTERDVAIFLAREVPGLAEERRAFIDDALSPPVPSPASTGPALGAEVVTGDDPDRTRPDRPARSGPTRPTRPTRAPRGVLAVVLLLALGAVAGVVMFTRGPTASPSSEVHAEGPLTTTGAQPPVASGAASTAAPANQSVATATATPSKKSAPNVGTKKAAGRAPSPSAKAVSSSAPKEIDFGF; from the coding sequence GTGCCGCCGCAGCGCCTTCGGCGGGGGCAACGACTCGGTCGCTACGAGCTTCTCGCCCAAGTGGGCGAAGGGGGAATGGCTTCCGTGTGGCTCGCGCGCTCGCACGGGCTGCGCGGTTTCGAGAAGCTGGTCGCGTTGAAGATGATCAAGGCGCAGCTGGCCGACGATGCGCTGTTCGAGCGATGGTTCCTCGACGAGGCGAAAATCGCGCAGCGGATCTTCCACACCAACGTGGCGACCACGCTCGATCTGGGCGAGGAGCATGGCTCGCTGTTCCTGGTGATGGAGTGGATCGACGGTGATTCGCTCGGGCGGGTGCGCCGCTCCTACCACCGAGCCTCGGGAAAGCCGCTGCCGCTTCCCATCGCGCTGCGCCTCGTGGCCGACATGTGCAAAGGCCTGCACGCAGCGCACGAGCTGAGCGACGAGCGCGGCGAAGGGCTTCACATCGTGCACCGCGACGTGTCGCCGAACAACGTGATGATCACCTCGAGCGGCGCGGTGAAATTGATCGACTTCGGCATCGCCACCGCACGCGATCGCAGCAGCCCCGAGACGACGTTGGGCATCGTGCGGGGGAAGATCAACTACTTGGCGCCGGAGCAGATCCACCGACGCAGCGCGCTGGATCGGCGATGCGACGTGTGGGCGGCGGGCGTATGCCTGTACGAGCTCGCGGTGGGGACGCTGCCGTTCACGGGCAAGGACTCCGAGGAGGTGATGCAGAAGATCGCCTCGGAAGGTGCTCCGCCGCCGTTCGACAGCGATCCGGACGTCGACGAAATTTTGTGCCGTTCGCTGGCGCACCACCCCGAGGATCGTTTCGCGACGGCGCTGGAGATGCAGCGTGCGATCGAGGCGCTTCTCGATGCCGGCGGCGGGGTCACGGAGCGGGACGTCGCCATCTTCCTGGCGCGGGAGGTTCCGGGGCTCGCCGAAGAGCGGCGCGCGTTCATCGACGATGCACTGAGTCCGCCCGTACCATCGCCCGCGAGCACGGGGCCCGCACTCGGTGCCGAAGTGGTGACGGGAGACGATCCCGATCGCACGCGCCCCGATCGCCCGGCGCGCTCGGGGCCGACCCGACCGACGCGGCCGACCCGAGCGCCGCGCGGCGTATTGGCCGTGGTTCTTCTCCTCGCCTTGGGCGCGGTGGCTGGCGTGGTGATGTTCACGCGGGGCCCCACAGCCTCCCCTTCGAGCGAGGTCCATGCGGAGGGTCCACTCACGACGACGGGTGCGCAACCCCCCGTCGCCTCCGGGGCCGCATCGACCGCGGCCCCGGCAAACCAATCGGTTGCGACGGCAACGGCCACCCCAAGCAAAAAGTCCGCTCCGAACGTCGGCACGAAAAAGGCCGCGGGCCGGGCCCCTTCTCCTTCGGCAAAGGCGGTATCCTCCTCCGCTCCGAAGGAGATCGACTTTGGCTTTTAG
- a CDS encoding glutamine amidotransferase, with amino-acid sequence MRIIVLRTGDAIPSVAEKTGQQFFDFIKTTAADSWPYDWECIDVRTPDVVLPALKTAAAFIITGSASSVTERAPWMLQTEDYIRHIADAEVPLLGICFGHQLIGQALGGEVARNPNGREIGTVRLEVSKDDPLLAGQPRTFDVQTTHSDSVVRLPPGAVVHASTPLEPNTVFSVGAHIRGVQHHPEMNDAIIRGYVEARAEIIRGEGLDPEAILGAIRPAPENGQTLRNFVRNFVLRGN; translated from the coding sequence ATGAGAATCATCGTTTTGCGCACGGGCGACGCCATCCCTTCCGTAGCGGAAAAAACTGGGCAGCAGTTTTTCGATTTCATCAAGACCACGGCGGCGGATTCGTGGCCGTACGACTGGGAGTGCATCGACGTTCGCACGCCCGATGTGGTGTTGCCCGCTCTCAAGACGGCTGCGGCCTTCATCATCACCGGGTCGGCGTCCAGTGTGACGGAGCGGGCACCCTGGATGTTGCAAACCGAAGACTACATTCGTCACATCGCCGACGCCGAGGTGCCGCTTTTGGGCATTTGCTTCGGGCACCAACTCATTGGGCAGGCGCTGGGGGGCGAGGTCGCGCGAAATCCGAACGGGCGCGAAATTGGAACCGTGCGGCTCGAGGTGAGCAAGGACGATCCGCTGCTCGCGGGGCAGCCGCGCACCTTCGACGTGCAGACCACGCACTCCGACTCCGTCGTTCGCTTGCCGCCCGGTGCCGTCGTCCACGCATCGACCCCACTGGAGCCGAACACCGTTTTCTCCGTGGGGGCGCACATCCGCGGCGTGCAGCACCACCCGGAGATGAACGACGCGATCATCCGCGGCTACGTCGAGGCCCGCGCCGAGATTATTCGCGGAGAAGGCCTCGATCCGGAGGCCATCCTCGGCGCGATCCGTCCCGCACCCGAGAACGGGCAAACCCTGCGAAATTTCGTGCGAAACTTCGTCCTTCGCGGGAATTGA
- a CDS encoding S8 family serine peptidase gives MAHRKAYLGLFGLLVLAAACQSEPGSSSGSGANSNDFKVEQREGQSTLTVGSAVVRTTQAKVDGASLVKMQGAKAQTQVLSWNETISGETVPYYAIQDARGWHAAKKTSYDVVLRNRRFDPTQEIQSPSLGNAASSKLHIVQYVSQPIEEYRSAIKAAGGQVHQYMHGNAQLVRADSEAIGKISALPFVRAVTPLNATDKTDDAFAAARSFGGSVRVNVVMVDPKNDRAVLADHIRALGGKVIINGEGLLIEAEVARSQLGALSQFDQVLWVEPSSSIEEDFENARIQGGANYLAALPPTLPDIPNYTGVGINGHIMEGITPTHNDFKANDYRVVPSAYPDTPEAKASDSHGHQTFGIVFSDGIGNPAAHGILPNGQGYYTNYNGTVFDPDPTHVGDRAALVKQLIAERKVMFQTASWGYNRTRIYDAKSAEMDALILEHDIPITQSQSNAGNQDSRPQAWAKNIISVGAVYHQGTVDPSDDKWNRGGSTGPAQDGRIKPELCAYYDQTTTATSTSSTSYGTFGGTSGATPMVAGFVGLTIELWTNGAFGNELIPREEGENIASFRFKNRPHAQTTKALLVNSASPYPFTGETHDLTRTHQGWGFPDVKGLYERRTNILVVNESDVLQNLQTKEYRRTVEAGATDFRATLAYADKEATVPTSTGVPHRINNLDLKVTAPDGTVYWGNNGLKVGNVSTAGGEHNVLDTVENVIVPNPAAGEWIVEVIGDEVIADTHSETPEVDADYALVVSNGAPPPPAAAPKK, from the coding sequence ATGGCGCATCGTAAGGCGTATCTCGGATTGTTTGGATTGCTCGTCCTCGCAGCCGCCTGCCAATCGGAACCTGGTAGTTCAAGTGGATCGGGCGCAAATTCGAATGATTTCAAAGTAGAGCAGCGCGAAGGCCAATCGACGTTGACCGTCGGGTCGGCCGTCGTGCGGACCACGCAAGCCAAAGTGGATGGCGCGTCCCTGGTAAAGATGCAGGGCGCCAAAGCCCAAACCCAGGTTCTTTCCTGGAACGAGACCATTTCGGGTGAGACCGTCCCCTACTACGCCATTCAAGACGCACGCGGATGGCACGCGGCCAAAAAGACATCGTACGACGTCGTCCTGCGCAATCGCCGCTTCGACCCGACGCAGGAAATCCAATCGCCGAGCCTTGGAAACGCCGCGTCGTCCAAGTTGCACATCGTCCAATACGTGTCGCAGCCTATCGAAGAGTACCGAAGCGCCATCAAGGCCGCCGGCGGCCAGGTGCATCAGTACATGCACGGCAACGCGCAACTTGTCCGCGCCGATTCGGAGGCGATTGGAAAGATTTCCGCGCTGCCGTTCGTCCGAGCTGTGACGCCGCTGAACGCGACGGACAAGACGGATGACGCGTTTGCGGCCGCCCGAAGCTTCGGTGGTTCCGTCCGCGTCAACGTCGTCATGGTCGACCCAAAGAACGATCGCGCCGTTTTGGCGGATCATATCCGTGCATTGGGTGGAAAGGTCATCATCAACGGCGAAGGCCTCTTGATTGAGGCGGAGGTTGCGCGCTCGCAGCTCGGTGCGCTGTCGCAGTTCGATCAGGTGCTCTGGGTCGAGCCGAGTTCGTCGATCGAAGAAGACTTCGAGAATGCACGCATCCAGGGTGGCGCGAATTATCTCGCTGCGCTGCCGCCCACGCTCCCCGACATCCCCAACTACACTGGGGTCGGTATCAACGGACACATCATGGAGGGCATCACCCCGACCCACAACGATTTCAAGGCCAACGACTACCGCGTCGTACCGTCAGCCTACCCGGATACCCCCGAGGCCAAGGCGTCCGATTCGCACGGACACCAGACCTTCGGCATCGTGTTCAGCGATGGCATCGGTAATCCGGCGGCGCACGGCATTCTGCCGAATGGCCAGGGGTACTACACGAACTACAACGGCACGGTCTTCGATCCCGATCCCACCCATGTCGGAGACCGCGCAGCGCTCGTCAAACAATTGATCGCTGAGCGCAAGGTCATGTTCCAGACGGCCAGCTGGGGCTACAACCGGACCCGCATCTATGACGCCAAGTCCGCGGAAATGGATGCGCTGATCCTCGAGCACGATATCCCGATTACGCAGAGCCAGAGCAATGCGGGTAATCAAGATTCGCGGCCGCAGGCGTGGGCCAAGAACATCATTTCGGTAGGCGCCGTCTACCACCAGGGAACGGTCGATCCGTCCGACGACAAGTGGAACCGCGGCGGCAGTACCGGTCCGGCGCAGGACGGACGCATCAAGCCCGAGCTCTGCGCCTATTACGACCAGACCACGACGGCCACGTCCACGTCCAGTACTAGCTACGGGACCTTCGGCGGCACGTCGGGTGCGACACCGATGGTCGCCGGGTTCGTTGGCTTGACCATCGAGCTTTGGACCAACGGCGCATTCGGCAACGAACTCATTCCGCGTGAAGAAGGGGAAAACATCGCGTCGTTCCGCTTTAAGAATCGTCCGCACGCGCAAACGACCAAGGCGCTTTTGGTGAACTCGGCCAGTCCCTACCCGTTCACGGGTGAGACGCACGACCTGACGCGCACGCACCAAGGTTGGGGCTTCCCTGACGTGAAGGGGCTGTATGAACGGCGCACGAACATCCTAGTGGTGAACGAAAGCGACGTTCTGCAGAACCTGCAAACCAAGGAGTACCGTCGCACGGTAGAAGCCGGCGCGACCGACTTCCGCGCGACCTTGGCCTACGCCGACAAAGAGGCCACGGTGCCGACGAGCACGGGCGTCCCGCATCGGATCAACAACCTGGACCTCAAGGTGACGGCCCCCGACGGCACCGTCTACTGGGGCAACAACGGCCTGAAGGTGGGGAACGTCTCCACCGCCGGCGGCGAGCACAACGTGCTCGACACCGTGGAGAACGTCATCGTTCCCAACCCCGCCGCCGGCGAGTGGATCGTCGAGGTCATCGGGGACGAGGTCATCGCCGACACCCACTCGGAAACGCCGGAAGTCGACGCGGACTACGCCCTGGTGGTGAGCAACGGCGCCCCGCCCCCGCCGGCCGCCGCACCGAAGAAGTAG
- a CDS encoding HAD-IG family 5'-nucleotidase: MTEARPLTAIPTTPATEQLVLPIEDFLSRPSTPGIVRSRRVFANRDMRMSGITWVGFDMDYTLAIYDQPQMDRLSIDATVDKLVRRGYPHFIVDIPQEVDFAVRGLLIDKRFGHILKMDRYKHVSKGYHGFRQLTKDELRGLYHAKKLRPATPRYHWIDTLYALSEASLYAALVDALEKRGQAVDYAKLFTDIRECIDEAHRDGTILDAVVSDLPRFVHRDPDLALTLHKLRSAGKKLFLLTNSRWPYTEKMMTYLLGGAMVEYPSWRNYFDIVVVAATKPAFFQERRPLLERIVSERDEKVRPATFPLERGKVYEGGNLHDFERALGVSGDQVLYVGDHIYGDILRSKKESVWRTAMIIQELETEVHAHQACADDFEQTLHLEDTREHLEDDLRFYQARYKELSRLIDAKPTGNGARLTELEAERGRVKRSVERVRGLLRAAESELSVLERRIDSRFHPFWGSLLKEGTEESSFGAQVEEYACVYTSRVSNFLAYSPQQHFRGARDVMAHEQGG; the protein is encoded by the coding sequence GTGACCGAAGCGCGGCCTTTGACAGCCATTCCGACGACACCTGCGACGGAGCAGCTGGTTCTCCCGATCGAAGACTTTCTCTCGCGGCCCTCGACGCCCGGCATCGTCCGCTCGCGCCGCGTGTTCGCGAATCGGGACATGCGGATGAGCGGCATCACCTGGGTCGGGTTCGACATGGACTACACCCTGGCGATCTACGACCAGCCGCAGATGGACCGGCTCTCCATCGATGCGACGGTCGACAAGCTGGTGCGACGGGGCTACCCGCATTTCATCGTCGACATCCCGCAGGAGGTCGACTTCGCGGTGCGCGGCCTGCTCATCGATAAACGCTTCGGCCACATCCTCAAGATGGACCGGTACAAGCATGTCTCGAAGGGCTACCACGGCTTCCGCCAGCTCACGAAAGACGAGCTGCGCGGGCTCTACCACGCGAAGAAGCTCCGCCCGGCCACGCCGCGCTACCACTGGATCGACACGCTGTACGCGCTGAGCGAGGCCTCGCTCTATGCGGCGCTGGTCGATGCGCTGGAGAAGCGCGGCCAAGCCGTCGACTACGCGAAGCTCTTCACCGACATCCGCGAGTGCATCGACGAGGCGCACCGCGATGGCACCATCCTGGATGCCGTGGTGAGCGACCTACCGCGCTTCGTGCACCGCGATCCGGATCTCGCGCTGACGTTGCACAAGCTGCGAAGCGCGGGAAAAAAGCTTTTTCTGCTGACGAACTCGCGCTGGCCGTACACCGAGAAGATGATGACGTACCTGCTCGGCGGCGCGATGGTCGAGTACCCGTCGTGGCGCAACTACTTCGACATCGTGGTGGTCGCGGCGACCAAGCCGGCGTTCTTCCAAGAGCGCCGCCCGCTGCTCGAGCGCATCGTGTCGGAGCGCGACGAAAAGGTGCGACCGGCCACGTTCCCGCTGGAGCGCGGCAAGGTCTACGAGGGCGGCAACCTGCACGACTTCGAGCGGGCGCTCGGCGTCAGCGGCGATCAGGTGCTGTACGTGGGCGATCACATCTACGGCGACATCCTTCGCTCCAAAAAGGAGAGCGTGTGGCGCACGGCGATGATCATCCAGGAGCTCGAAACCGAGGTGCATGCCCACCAAGCCTGCGCGGACGACTTCGAGCAGACGTTGCACCTCGAGGACACCCGCGAGCACCTCGAGGATGATTTGCGTTTCTACCAAGCGCGCTACAAGGAGCTCTCGCGGCTCATCGACGCGAAGCCGACCGGAAACGGGGCGCGCCTCACCGAGCTCGAGGCGGAACGCGGGCGGGTGAAACGCTCGGTGGAGCGCGTGCGCGGATTGCTCCGGGCGGCGGAGTCGGAGCTGTCGGTGCTCGAGCGGCGGATCGATTCGCGCTTCCACCCCTTCTGGGGATCGCTGCTCAAGGAAGGAACCGAGGAATCCAGCTTCGGTGCGCAGGTGGAGGAGTATGCCTGCGTGTACACTTCGCGGGTGTCGAACTTCCTCGCGTACTCGCCGCAGCAGCATTTCCGTGGTGCGCGCGACGTCATGGCCCACGAGCAAGGTGGATAG
- a CDS encoding right-handed parallel beta-helix repeat-containing protein has translation MRATTISSLLGFGTLAVFSLLGAGCPPSYFETCKGAECGQPEDDGGLASETGGDGSAAALPKITGVTISGNPSRTIRQGFGGTPTNLTTTVRLSGERLDHVTTVAVGNAPSALDGVISSKTSTELVFTLLVRHGAPIGSLPLKVTSPSGTATFSDAISITAITASPLGTDALEIGLDSSGTSEHPFRSLLKAAEIAVAGDTISLNDGIYDTEHGELFTRNGRSIPADITIKGESPGGTLLIGPSNDCGMIKDGLVLVGSARLENLVIHRFCGTGIVTSTIGTVTLKSVDIHDVGQVGLAANTETILDSVDISAPIDAIHAENAKLTIAHSHIHHSATGIFAMGGALAVTASEIDHHCCYPFDDREGSAAIVTDSPVTLTDTHIHDNAAIGLFIKYTERRVPVLVAKSSFSANDEAIRFSATVDATVRDTTFGRDNKALIHVYGASDLDLGKPETPGNNRFWLCDTCDGVIDSRFSPTNLKPITVFGNWWSLVDSIPLGCIDRDSPSGKTSPPRHWHIDAPGKCASSTGNRFFN, from the coding sequence ATGCGTGCCACCACCATCTCTTCCTTACTCGGATTTGGAACATTGGCCGTCTTCTCTCTTCTCGGGGCCGGGTGTCCACCATCTTATTTCGAGACGTGCAAAGGTGCCGAGTGCGGGCAACCGGAAGACGACGGCGGTCTCGCATCGGAGACTGGTGGCGACGGCTCCGCTGCCGCGCTTCCCAAGATCACGGGTGTGACCATCTCGGGGAACCCGTCGAGAACGATTCGGCAAGGCTTCGGCGGTACGCCAACCAATCTCACGACGACGGTGCGCCTGTCAGGCGAACGTTTGGACCATGTCACAACCGTCGCGGTTGGGAACGCCCCGAGTGCCCTGGATGGAGTTATCTCCTCAAAGACATCGACGGAACTCGTTTTTACGCTGCTCGTTCGACATGGCGCCCCGATCGGATCGCTCCCTCTAAAGGTAACGAGTCCGTCGGGAACCGCAACGTTCTCGGATGCAATATCGATCACCGCCATTACAGCTTCGCCGCTGGGAACCGATGCGCTCGAGATTGGATTGGATTCATCAGGGACGAGCGAACACCCTTTCCGCTCCCTTTTGAAGGCAGCTGAAATCGCCGTTGCGGGTGATACGATATCCCTCAACGATGGCATTTACGACACAGAACACGGAGAACTGTTCACGCGGAATGGAAGAAGCATTCCTGCCGACATTACAATAAAAGGAGAGAGCCCCGGGGGAACTCTATTAATCGGACCTTCAAACGATTGCGGCATGATCAAAGACGGCCTGGTTTTGGTGGGAAGTGCGAGGCTCGAGAACCTGGTGATCCATCGTTTTTGCGGGACTGGTATCGTCACTTCAACTATCGGCACCGTCACGCTCAAGTCCGTAGACATCCACGACGTCGGCCAGGTTGGTCTGGCCGCGAACACCGAAACCATCCTCGATTCAGTCGACATCTCCGCCCCAATTGATGCGATCCACGCGGAGAATGCAAAGCTGACAATTGCTCACAGCCATATCCACCATAGCGCAACAGGAATCTTCGCAATGGGAGGAGCCCTCGCCGTCACAGCGAGCGAAATTGATCACCATTGCTGCTACCCATTTGACGATCGCGAAGGCAGCGCCGCAATTGTGACAGACAGCCCCGTCACACTCACCGACACACACATTCACGACAATGCTGCTATTGGATTGTTTATCAAATACACCGAACGGAGGGTACCGGTCCTCGTCGCAAAAAGCTCCTTCTCGGCCAATGACGAAGCCATCCGGTTCAGTGCGACCGTCGACGCTACAGTGCGCGACACGACGTTCGGCCGCGATAACAAGGCACTCATTCATGTGTACGGGGCGTCGGACCTTGATCTCGGAAAGCCGGAAACGCCCGGAAACAACAGATTCTGGCTCTGCGATACATGCGACGGCGTCATCGACTCTCGCTTTTCGCCCACCAACTTAAAGCCAATCACAGTATTTGGCAATTGGTGGTCCCTAGTTGACAGCATCCCCTTAGGTTGCATTGATCGTGACAGCCCCTCAGGCAAGACCAGCCCCCCTCGGCACTGGCATATCGACGCACCCGGCAAATGCGCATCGTCGACGGGAAATCGATTCTTCAACTGA